Proteins from a single region of Aureibacter tunicatorum:
- a CDS encoding alpha-ketoglutarate-dependent dioxygenase AlkB has translation MEGIIYIENFVDESEELFEYLRVNLNWDERMSSRKTASFGLAYNYSQISYPYQDFPDRFKNIIISIHAELGFEPNNCLVNYYLDGKSKMGFHSDQTDILDEGTGVAIVSLGATRVLRFRRIDDKETIKDFELPSGTLIFMSNEIQKNWQHAIPKSETENGRMSLTFRKLRVDE, from the coding sequence GTTGACGAGTCTGAAGAGCTATTTGAGTATCTGAGGGTAAATTTGAATTGGGATGAGCGGATGAGCTCTCGTAAAACTGCGAGCTTCGGACTTGCTTATAATTACTCGCAGATAAGTTACCCTTATCAGGACTTTCCAGATAGATTTAAGAATATAATCATAAGCATCCATGCTGAGCTGGGTTTTGAGCCAAACAATTGCCTTGTCAATTATTATTTGGACGGCAAGTCCAAAATGGGCTTTCATTCCGATCAGACGGATATACTTGACGAAGGCACGGGTGTTGCGATTGTTTCGCTTGGTGCAACCAGAGTATTAAGATTTAGGCGAATTGACGATAAGGAGACAATTAAGGATTTTGAATTGCCTTCCGGTACATTGATATTTATGTCAAATGAAATTCAAAAGAATTGGCAACACGCGATTCCAAAATCAGAGACCGAAAATGGTAGAATGAGTCTTACTTTCAGGAAATTGAGAGTTGATGAATAA